One genomic window of Ottowia oryzae includes the following:
- a CDS encoding cytochrome b, whose translation MSSTPSVTRSPTPHGRFNSVAIGLHWLLALALVAVFGVGLYMNGLPFSPQKLKLINWHKWAGITILLLSVLRLLWRWTHRPPPLSPRAEAAMPGWQRWAHHAVQALMYVLFLAVPLLGWAYSSAAGFPIVWFGVMPLPDLLPVDKALADTIKPWHGWAAFTLAALVVVHVAAVVKHQWIDRDGLMSRMWPGG comes from the coding sequence ATGAGTTCAACACCATCCGTCACCCGTTCCCCAACCCCGCACGGCCGTTTCAATTCGGTCGCCATCGGATTGCACTGGCTGCTGGCGCTGGCGCTGGTCGCCGTGTTCGGCGTGGGCCTGTACATGAACGGCCTGCCGTTTTCACCGCAGAAGCTCAAGCTGATCAACTGGCACAAATGGGCCGGCATCACCATCCTGCTGCTTTCGGTGCTGCGCTTGCTGTGGCGCTGGACGCATCGGCCGCCCCCGCTTTCACCCCGGGCCGAAGCCGCCATGCCGGGCTGGCAGCGCTGGGCGCACCACGCGGTGCAGGCCTTGATGTATGTGCTGTTCCTGGCGGTGCCGCTGCTGGGTTGGGCCTACAGCTCGGCCGCGGGGTTTCCCATCGTCTGGTTCGGCGTGATGCCGCTGCCCGATCTGTTGCCGGTGGACAAGGCCCTGGCCGACACCATCAAGCCCTGGCACGGCTGGGCCGCTTTCACGTTGGCCGCGCTGGTGGTGGTGCACGTGGCGGCGGTGGTCAAGCACCAGTGGATCGACCGCGACGGCTTGATGTCGCGCATGTGGCCTGGCGGCTGA
- a CDS encoding YceI family protein, which yields MSSSSISRLLPVTALALLAAAPAFAQQKLVPAESSVGFVSRQMAVPVEGHFRKFDGQITFDPAKPEAARIHLAIDTGSATLGVKETDAELPKPTWFNVAKFPQATFDAKTVKSLGGGKYEVAGQLSIKGAAHDVVVPVQLTQSGAKTTAAGQFSLKRLAYKIGENEWADTSMVADDVQVKFKLVMTGVGKL from the coding sequence ATGTCGTCTTCATCCATTTCCCGCTTGCTGCCGGTCACCGCGCTGGCCTTGCTGGCCGCCGCGCCGGCTTTCGCGCAGCAAAAACTGGTGCCTGCCGAGAGCAGCGTGGGCTTCGTCAGCCGCCAGATGGCCGTGCCCGTGGAAGGGCATTTCCGCAAGTTCGACGGCCAGATCACCTTTGACCCGGCCAAGCCCGAGGCCGCGCGCATTCACCTGGCCATCGACACCGGCAGCGCCACGCTGGGCGTGAAGGAAACCGATGCCGAGCTGCCCAAGCCCACCTGGTTCAACGTGGCCAAGTTTCCCCAGGCCACCTTCGACGCCAAAACCGTCAAAAGCCTGGGCGGCGGCAAGTACGAGGTGGCCGGCCAGCTGTCGATCAAGGGCGCCGCGCACGACGTGGTGGTGCCGGTGCAGCTGACGCAAAGCGGCGCGAAGACCACGGCGGCCGGGCAGTTCAGCCTGAAGCGCCTGGCCTACAAGATCGGTGAGAACGAATGGGCCGACACCTCGATGGTGGCCGACGACGTGCAGGTCAAGTTCAAGCTGGTGATGACCGGCGTGGGCAAGCTGTAA